From Deferrisoma camini S3R1, the proteins below share one genomic window:
- a CDS encoding nicotinate phosphoribosyltransferase, with protein sequence MPKLWTASNQEILSGKVTDVYFTRTLRVLENEGIHKRVVAEFVAKGFPDGWPWAVLAGVDEALELLKRLPVTVRGLPEGTIFRPWDVVLEIEGDYREFGVYETAILGFLCQASGIATQAARCRLAAGDRLLVSFGARRMHPAVAPMIERSAYLGGCDGVATVAAAEKLGIEPTGTMPHALILILGDCVEATRAYGRAMGPEVRLVSLIDTFNDEKFEAVRVAQALGDRLFAVRLDTPSSRRGSFKRIVEEVRWELDIRGFERVGIFLSGGLTEDDLRELRPLVQGFGVGTSISAARTVDFSMDIVEVEGEPRAKRGKRSGAKDVYGCPACLTTRVVPRGRRPADACPCGGAWEPWTVEWIRDGRLVREPEPTTQVRERVLAQLRLLDAPQIPAGPGA encoded by the coding sequence ATGCCCAAGCTCTGGACCGCTTCCAACCAGGAGATCCTCTCGGGAAAGGTCACCGATGTCTATTTCACCCGGACCCTTCGGGTGCTCGAGAACGAAGGGATCCACAAGCGGGTGGTGGCCGAGTTCGTGGCCAAGGGGTTCCCGGACGGTTGGCCCTGGGCCGTGCTGGCGGGCGTGGACGAGGCCCTGGAGCTCCTGAAGCGGCTGCCTGTGACGGTGCGGGGCCTGCCCGAGGGCACGATCTTTCGGCCCTGGGACGTGGTGCTGGAGATCGAGGGTGACTACCGGGAGTTCGGGGTGTACGAGACCGCGATCCTGGGGTTCCTATGCCAGGCCTCGGGCATCGCCACCCAGGCGGCGCGGTGCCGGCTGGCCGCCGGGGACCGCCTGCTGGTGTCGTTCGGGGCCCGCCGGATGCACCCGGCCGTCGCGCCCATGATCGAGCGCAGCGCCTACCTGGGCGGGTGCGACGGGGTGGCCACGGTGGCCGCGGCCGAGAAGCTGGGCATCGAGCCCACCGGCACCATGCCCCACGCCCTGATCCTGATCCTGGGGGACTGCGTGGAGGCCACCCGCGCCTACGGCCGGGCCATGGGGCCCGAGGTGAGGCTGGTGAGCCTCATCGACACCTTCAACGACGAGAAGTTCGAGGCCGTTCGGGTTGCCCAGGCCCTGGGCGACCGGCTGTTCGCGGTGCGGCTCGACACCCCGTCGAGCCGCCGGGGCAGCTTCAAGCGCATCGTGGAGGAGGTGCGCTGGGAGCTCGACATCCGGGGGTTCGAGCGGGTGGGCATCTTCCTCTCGGGCGGGCTCACCGAGGACGATCTGCGGGAGCTTCGACCCCTGGTGCAGGGGTTTGGGGTGGGCACCTCCATCAGCGCGGCCCGCACGGTGGACTTCTCCATGGACATCGTGGAGGTGGAGGGCGAGCCCCGGGCCAAGCGGGGCAAGCGCTCGGGGGCCAAGGACGTGTACGGATGCCCGGCGTGCCTGACCACCCGGGTGGTCCCCCGGGGCCGAAGGCCGGCCGATGCGTGTCCGTGCGGCGGCGCGTGGGAGCCGTGGACCGTGGAGTGGATCCGGGACGGCCGGCTGGTGCGGGAGCCCGAGCCCACCACCCAAGTCCGGGAGCGGGTCCTGGCCCAGCTTCGGCTCCTGGACGCCCCCCAAATCCCTGCGGGGCCGGGCGCCTAG